The Sinomicrobium kalidii region ATTGTTGGGAGATAGCAGATCAGATGAAATTGAAAGATTGAAGTCCTTTGTCAAAAATGGGGAAGGCACTTTATATATAAAATCTATAACGACTGATGAAGCTTTGGCGTTTCCCTTGGCTGTTATTAAATCATATGGTATTTCTGATGGAAATATTGTAGTCATCGACAATAGGGAATCTTTTAACCAATTTACTCACACAGCCAAATCCCTGACCGTCCTTGTTAAATTCAAAGCAACGGGTACAGATTTATCAGGGGCCATTCATAGAGGGCATAGGGTAATAATTCCAATCAGTCTTTCAGAGGAAGTTAGTACTTCCGATAAGATTCAGCTGTCAATAACTTCAAGAGATACATTCGAGCAAAGTTTAGGAGAAATGGGGATAGATGCTGAGCAGGTTAAGATCCTAACCAAAAACTCAGGAAGGAACATATCTATTTTAAAGAGGCTACTTCAATTTGATAATGGTTCAGTACCCAAATATATGGATGGTATTGATACTAGGGATATTCTTCCAATGCTTTTAATAAACAGGTTCTCAGAAAACCGAATTGGAGATAAAGAAATTGTTGAAAAGCTCAGTGGAAAAACATCGGACGAATATATTCGATTTTTGAAAGTTTTGGCAAATCTGGATGACTCTCCCATTTATTATATAAGCGGGGTATGGCGATTAATTTCTCCTACCGACACGTGGCTTTACTTTGCTAAGTATATAACCCGAAAAGATCTCGAAAATTTTCAAGAAGTATGCTTAAATGTTTTGGGTGAAATTTCACATAAATATACGTTATCCAAAGACGAGAGGAAAAATTACTATCATACGCCCGAAAACAGAACAAAATATTCTTCTAATTTAAGAGAAGGTATATGTGAATCCATTGTTGTTATATCTGTGTTTGGAGATGATTATGGTTTAAATTCTGTTCCTAATATTTCTTCATATATAGATAACATTGTCCAGAAAATACTTGAAATGGACACAGTTGTCTGGAGATCATTATCACGCAATTTGATGCTTTTGGCAGAAGCATCCCCATCCATATTTTTAAATAATCTTGAAAGAATAATAAAAGAGAGATCTGTTACGGCTTTTTTTGAAGTAGAAGAAAGGTTTATGCATAGTTCAAATGATTTAGCGCCTTTATTATGGTGCCTAGACATTCTTGCTTGGTTTCCTGAGTATCTTATGAGAGTTTCCACTGCTTTATGTGAGTTAATTTTAATTTCTCCTGAAAGTTTTCCAACTGTAAATACACCATTAAACAGTTTGAAAAATATATATAGAACATGGTATCCACAAACAAATACAAGTGCTGAAAACAGAAAACAGATACTAGAATATCTAATCAAGAAATATCCGGATATATTATACAACCTGTTATATAATTTGGTTGGAACTAAACAAGGCACTGCTTTTCATACACCAAGACCGAAATGGAGATTGTTTTCAGAACTTAGGGAAATTCGGGTAAGCGAACGTGAAGTTTATTATATGAGAGGATTCTGTTTGGATAATGTAAATGTAATGTCCAAGGGCAATGTTCAAAAGATATTGTTGCTAATAGACTTGCTGGATGATATGTCATGGGATAAGTTAGATGTAGCATTAAATACGATTGAAGAGATACATACAGGTTCGGATGAAAATGAAAGAAGTCAAATCTATCATAAGTTTAGGAAGTTCATAGGGCGCCATAAAAATCACCCTACAGCACGATGGGCCTTGCCAACGGATATTCTTAGTAAAATTGAAAATACAGCGCTTAAATTCAAATCTGACGATGTGCTCAACGAATCCTATTTATTTGAGGAACATTACCCTGATTTTATAGAAGGAAGGAAAGGTAAAAATCACAGAGAACATGCTGATGAGATAGCATCAAGAAGACTTAATTTTATTGAAATGGTTCTTGATATAAACGGAATAAATAAAATTATTGAATTGGCCACCACCACCGAATATCCTTTTATTTACGGAAATACTCTTGCGAAATCAGACAAATTAAGTGAAAAAGATAAATTGACAATCTATAAATTGATTGAAACTACGGACAGTAAGCATTTAATATTAGTTAAAGAATTTATCCAAATTTCTGAGAATAGAACAAATTTACAGACTCAAATAAAGATTTTAGATGATCTGATAAAATTGGGGCTATCCATTCAGGGTATAGTAAACTTCCTTTGTTCTTTAAGGGGAAGTATGGGTTTATGGAAATTCATATCTGATATGCGAAATAAGGAAATTGAGAAATCGTACTGGACATCTCGATCAGGGTTTTTATATACAGAAAATAAAGAAGAGCTCTTCTATGCTTTGGATAAATTGCAGCAGTATAAGAAATCCATAACGTTGTTAAATACTTTGGGCTGGGGACTATATGAACATAAAGGAAATTTTACTTCAGAAGAAGTTTTAACAGTGCTTGAAAAAGTTTCTTTGGCGGATTTGAATGATAACTCTAGGTTCGAACACACTTTTTTTAATAACATCTTAGATTTTTTATATTCAAAAAATGATTATGATATAGAGCGAGGAGCAAAAATAGAAATGAAATTCATTTTTCTCTTTACAAGAGATACATATAGTCCCGCACCGAAAAACCTATATAAACTAATGTCTCAAAAGCCTGAAGAGTATTTTGGCATTTTGAGTGAAGTATACTTGCCGGAAAAAGAGGAGCTTAGAAAAGATAAATTGCAAGATGTAAAAGAAAACCCTGGTTATCAGGAAATCCTTAAATCCGGTTGGGAAATTCTTGATTCATTTAACTTGATACCTTCATTACAAGAAGATGGGTCTATTAACTATAGTGAGTTAAAAAAATGGATAGATGAAGTGAGGGAATTTGCAGTAAAAAATCATAGAGTTAAGGTTACTGACAATTGTATAGGAAAGTTACTTGCTAAGTATCCCATCAACATGAGAGAAAACAAAGGGTTTCCTACTGAAATTTATAGGATAATAGAAGAAATTAATACTTATGAGATCAAAATAGCTTTTGAAACACAAATTTCAAATAATTTAGGTTTTACAAGTAGAGGTGCATTTGAAGGAGGAAATATAGAAAGGTTTAGATCGGATTATTTTAATTTACTTTTTGAGGAAACCAAATTTACCTATCCGAATGTTTCTTTGATATTCAAAAATTTAAGAGATCGATACATTGATGATGCTAAGCGGGAGGATGATATTGCCTTATTAAGAAGTTTAGAGTAAGTAAATTATGTAATCAAAAAAGACAGTCAGTTATTGGCGCAACTTTTGGCATAGTTTGTAGCTTAACTTATGAAGTCATATAGAATTATATATATGTTTGTTTTACAATCTATTTAACCTTATTCCATAAATGAGATATGCTATAAAGAAAAATAAAAAAGTAGAGCCTCAATTTTCTGGAGAAAGAGCATTTTGTCCTGTCTATAAGACTGAAGTCGTTGGAAAAATTTATAGCATTAGAATAAATCATTGGGCACATCTGGTAAAAGGAGAAAGCGATTGTGACAGTTGGTATGAGCCTATCACTGAATGGCATTTAAATTGGCAAAATCTATTCCCTGAAGAAACCAGAGAAGTCACTATTACCGAAAATAATATCTCACATAGGGCGGACATTCTATTAAACAATGAACTCGTAATTGAATTTCAAAATTCACCTATAAAGATTCGTGAAGTAGAACGTAGGGAAGCATTTTACAATAAAAACGATAGAAAATTAATATGGGTTTTAAATGGCGATAGTTTGTCTGAAAGTACAACCATAGAAAAAGAGGAGGCTATCAGTGATATATCGGTGTCCATATCAATCCCAAAGTCATTGTCGACAGTAGAAAATTACAGCAGTAGAAGAATATTAAGGGACAAACTAATAAACTTTCTAAATTCGGATAAAAAGCAAACAGAAACTAAAGAGAATATTTTAACTTTTAAATATGCAGAAGGAGAATTTGATATTGAGTATGTTAAAGAGATATACAAAAACCATATAGCCTTTGTTTATGAAAGTTTATATGGTCGAGTTGAACTAAAACTATTTAAGGAGCTTATAAAAATTGAGGATCACCTAATAGAGGAGACATTCATTAAACCAAGATTAAAAAGGCTAACCTGGAGGGCTTTTATCGATAAAATGGAGTCTCCTGTATTTATTGATAATCTAAAAGGATTAGAAGAAGACGAATTGTATTATCTCTCTGAAAATAAAATAATTTCCAAAGAGAAATTTATAAAAAAAGCATTAACGTATATTTAGAAATATTGGCTACTATACCATTAACCGTTAGAAACTTGTTATATATTCAACAAGGATTTGGATGTAAAGTATGATTTAAAGCCAGAAAAGGATTATATTAACGTATACATCAATGGCTTAAAATACACAAAATTTAAATCTGTAATGGAAGATTTCTTTTCATCCGAGGTTGGTGGATTTAAATTTTCATCGGAAAAGAGCGAATTTGAATTCCGAGAATTGCAATTTGTGAAAGAATAAAACTGGGCACGACAGTGGTTAAAAAAAATAGCAGCTAAAGGCTTAAACTGAAGTTTTTGTATTTTTAAAACCAATAAGGTTGCTATGAAAAGTTTGCGTGTACTTACCCACCACTTTTCATAGCCAAAGCCATTGTGGTGCATTAATGGAAAATCGTAAAATAAAGAATGAATATAGTTGAAAAAGAAGCTGACAGATTTTTTAACCGACTTTATAGAAATGGTAAAGTAAATAATCTTGAAAACTTAAAAGATCATATTACCACGAAATTATATGACTTTAATAGAGACAGAGATAAACTTGATTTTCTAAAAATCATCAGACAAAAAAGTGTCGAAGATAAAGAAGAACATATGAAAAATTGTTCTGGTTGTGGATATGATGAGGAGAGAGACATTGGAATTTTTGCAATTGACCAAGAAATAGATAAAATAAATCGATTTTACTCATACCAGCCTAAGACAGAAGATGAATTTAGTGTTGAGCAGGAATCCGAATTGCACAATAAATTAAATGATATTCTTGAAAAGTTGGAAAAACAGGGTTTCGGACAACAAATCATTTTTGATGAAATTGAGGATTTAAAAAATCACTTTAATCTCGGTAAGAAAAACTGGTTTCAGCTTTTAAAAGGAAAAGTTGTTGATTTGACTCTTAAAAAGGTTTTGGACAAAACAATAGTTCAAGAAATTTATGACCAATTGAGTGAAGGATTTGAACAAGTTGTTAAGATGATTGAGTAAATAATGAGTAGAATAGACAATTTAGATAAGGTGCTTGATTACGTTTGCACTTTCAGCAGGAATTTAGCTTCTATCCCAACAATGGACTTGTCAATGAATACTGGAATCGAAATAGATGAATTGACAGAGTACTTGAATGAATTGGAAAATCGAAGTTATATAAATAATTACAATAATGGCTCATACATAACCTTAAAAGGTCGAATAGCACTGGAAAATTCAAAAAATGGAAAGCCATTCAAAGAAGAAGTTGAAGACAAGAGATTAAATCGATATTGGTCAATTACTAAGATTATAGCTGGCGTATTAAACTCAATTGCTATCATAGGTATAGCAATTTGGGTTCAAGTTAGTTCAAATGAAAACTCAAAACTTGAAAATGACATTGAGAGTTTAAAAAGAGAACATAAAACTGAGAAAGTAGAGCAAATTCGGCAGATTGATTCGCTTAACAATGTTCTCAAAGAATTAAAGACGGATAATCTTATAATGACTAATGCAAAGAAAGAAAAAAATCCAAATTTTAAATGGAATTAACTACTATAACCGCAATTTACGGGGCATTACTTTCTACCAGTATTGTAATTTTTCGATTTTTAGAACGTCGGGATTTAAAGAGAAAAATTGATATTGATGTCCATAGTTTTGTAAAAAAAAATAAGGACAATGAAATGAATGATTTAAGATGCGGTGGACAATATTTATTAGTTACTATGACTAATCGAGCCAAAACAACTACTTATATCGACCGATATTTTTTTAAAGTATATAATCAAAAAAGAACTCAGACCGAATACTGCGGATTTGATTTTAAAAATGGTAAGTTGGAAAGCGACTTACAATTTCCAATAAAACTCGAACACGGAGAAATATTTAAAATATCCTATCCATTAACTGATTTTCAAAATGATAACGGAAAACAAAATATGGATAGAATTCGGGAAATGGCAGAAAAGAACAAATATTTGGAAGCATATTGTTGTGATACACTTGAAAAATGGCATAATGGACAGCCTTTAAATATTCAAATGTTTTGTGGACACTTCGATTTGGTTGAAGAAAATCTAACAAAAACCTGACTAAAAAACATTATCCAAAACCGAATGTGAAATATTGTAACAGAAGCCTTCCCTAAAAGAATTTGAGCTGAATTATTAAATTGAAAGTATAAAAAACAAAACGGGTAAGTCTTCAACTTTAGAGGATCTGAACTACATAATTTTTGTATTAATCTGATTGTTAGGTGTTTTTTATTATATTGAAATACAAAATGTTACATAATTTGGACTATAATCTAATATGCAGTGATGAAAAAAATAATATTACTTTGTATTTCTTTTATAGGTTAGTTTCTTGTTCAGACCAAAAAGAAACCCCTGGTGTAACAGATATAAAAAAAGGACAACAATGGAATTTGAAAATCGGAAGCTCGCCTAGTGAAGTATATAAACAGCTTCAGGAATTGGGAATAAAAAAAGGCTTTGATGGGGTTACCTTGGTAAATACATCTGGTACACATTTGGCACGTATAGGGGATGATTTGGCATTATATAATGCAGTGACTATACTGACACCAAGGTATTATACAGACAGCGTTTATATTCAGTTTAAGGATGAAAAAGTTGCTTCCATTAATAGATGGAGAGATCCAGTATTGTTATAGAGGAATGGCTTGAAGATGAAACAGGGGAGGTCCCTATACCTTTTGTCCCGGGGCAAATAATGTTGAAGGTTGATATTTTAAAAAATTGGCCAGAGGAAACATCAGAAGCATCCATATACTTAGGGAATCATATTAATAAAGTTGCAGAAAAATCACAAGAAATCTATCATGCTTCGAGGAGACCAAATATGGTTATTGTCCTGTCAGAGAAAAGCCTGGTAAAAGAGTATGATCCGCAGATGGAAAAATACGCCCTATGGGAATTCTCTTTTCCGGAAATCAAGAAGAGTAGCCAAATTGGGAGCTATTCCATACGCCTGTATTTTTGTAATAACAAATTAGAAAAGATCCGAAAGGAATATTGGTAGCAAATTATGCTTGATGGTTTTTAAAACGGGATATACTTTTTAGACCTATTTTTTAAAAATATTCCGTACATCCGAATGCACCCTTAAAAACTCCGCATCAACATCCATAGTTTTTCCATGAATCGATGGCAGGTACTTTTCAATCAGGTGTTTTTTAAACCGAACCCTACGCTCCCGGCCATCGGCAAAGGCCACAAATTCTCCTGGTTTGAGTCTAAAAAACCGATCTGCCCGAATCTTGGCCACTTCCTTTTCACTTTTGGTGACCCGGGTGCGGGGGTTCATCCATTCCCCTTTACTGATGCTGGTAGCTTTCATTTTCACAATTTCAAAAAACTGTTCATAGTAACGGGCTGTATCCGGATCATTAGCCTTTCCGAAGAATTGGTAGGAGAGATTGCTTAGGATGGCCTTACTGGCCTTATCCCCGTAGAGCAGGTCATTTTGTATCTTGTCCTGGAGGACATATAGGGTTGCAATATCAAAGCTACGCAAACTTGCCGGTATGCGGTGCATGTTAAGCAGCCGGATGGTAGGGGCTTCTTCCATAAGCAGAAAAGAAGACCGGCGATGTCGGACACTCATTTGCTTGGTCATTGTATGGAGTATGGTGGCCAGTACGGGCGAATAAGAAGTTTCAAAAAGGGGATTGTTGACTAGGGAAACTACTGCCGGATTCCCCGGATTATTGACATCCAGGGGCACTTCATCTGCGGAGAGCAGGGCAAAGAGCCGTTTGGTTGAAATCTTTTTAAAGGCATTGGCCAGGGTACTTTTCACCCCGGCCGTTTGCCGCTCGGAATCCCTGCCACTGATAAAGGCATCGGCCATGGCCTTGGAGGTCCGGTTGGAAGCTAAAAACTCCATAAGGCTGTCGGTATCCAATAATTGGTATAACGCCATCATATGGGGCAGGGTACAATACCGGGGATAATCTTCTTTCAGTTTCCAGATTATCCCTGCAATAAGCCCTTCCACGGCATCATTAAAGAACCGGGAGGTTCCGGTAGCACCGGATTCTTTCATTTCCAATAAATTTTCCAGCATCACCCTGGAGACTTCATTGACGGATTCCTCGTGTTGCATATAATGTGGCGCAATAGGGTTGACCCGGTGATAGATCTTATCCGGGGAAATAATATAAAAGGGAATATTGGCCTGCTTAAATAGGGGATAGGCGATCTCAGTCAGTTCAAAATGCTTGTAATCGTGCATGACCCCACAAAAGGAATGTTTTCCGAGGTGTTGCAGTAGGTTAAAGACTACGCTTTCGGTCTTCCCGCTACCGGCGGCCCCGATAATGGAAATACCCCGCCGGATATTATCCAAAACAAGGCTCCCGTTTTTTAGGAATAGCTTCACCCTGTATTTTTTACCGGGTATTGGACGGATGACATACAGCATACGAGCATAAAATATACCGACACCTAAAAGGGCCGGCACTTCGATGTACAAAAGTACTTGTATCCAGGCCCTGCCGGGAAGAAGATGCCATACCCAGATCAAACAGGAGAGCAGGGGAACGATAAGGGCAAAACTAAAACTCCGATGCACCCCTAAAAACCGCACCCCGGTCAAAAAGAGGATAATAACAAATAAAAAAATATACAGGTAGGAATGCATGATAACAGGAGTTTTTGGTTAATAGCCCTGGCCGGACTCCTTGGTGACATCAATAGCCTTTCGCAGTGACTTGATGGTCTTTAGAGCCAACCGGGTTTTTGTGACGGGAATGTTGAGTCCGGGTATCCTTGTTCCGGATTCCCGAAGAATGGACAAAGCTGTTTTCCATTCCTTTTTCGAAGTTTTTAGCAGCAACTCAAAATACTTTTTGGGGTCGGTTGCCATCAGTTTCCGGGCCTGGTAGTATTCGGCAAAGTTACGCCTGTACCCGGACATCTGGTCAAAGGTTTTCTCGGTATTTGTAAAAAAGGTATCCCGGTCAAAGCCCCTTTTTTCAGTTTTTCCGTTGAGCTCCACCTGGGAGGCTTTATAGCGGCTCCCGGGTGACAGGCTATAGGTATTGGAGGCATCCCTGCGGCTTACAATAATATGAACGTGGGTTTGCATCCCCGGCTTTTGCATCCCTTGTTCAACGGGTTTGCCATCAATTTTATGGGGGATCTCCCGAAAGAGCCGATCCATTTCTTTTTCCATTTTTTTGACATTCCCTTTCATTTCTCCACGCTCCACTTTCCGGATATTGTTTTTGAGTCTGGCTATTTTTTTGGTATAGGGGGCATTTTCTTTGATCTCCCGGTCAAATCCCTTATAGGAGCGCTGGTGTTCTATTTTGGCGTAATACTTAATATCGTCCACTGAAACTTCCCGATCACGATAAAAGGACTGGACATAGCTTTTCATTACTTCCCGGGTATAGGCTTTCAGGTCGAGGTTGCCCTGTTTGAGGTGTTGGAGTTCCGGTTTACTGGGATTGATGGTGATGGAGTAGAAGCGAGGTTCCGTTTTTCGGAGTTTGGCCGTATTGCTGTCGATTTCCTTGATGACATGATCCCGGTCAACCGTATCCTGCTGCTGGTTAAAGAAATGTTCCATTTCTTCCGGGGACTTTCCTTCGTTTTCCTTTTCCAGGTAGTCTACGAAATCAGCAACACTTACATTATAGGTGTCGCTCATATTTTGCGGTGTGATAGTGACGTACATGATTATTCATTTAAGTTTAACTTTCGTTTGAGGTATTCCAGGCTTTCCGGGGGAAGGTCGATGCGCAGGTAGGGTTTTCCGAAGTTGCTCCGGATGGGTTTTATTTTATTCAGGAAGCGGGCAACCTCCTTTCGGGTATCGGACAATTCCTGTGTTGCTTTGGCATGTTTATTCCGGTATAGGGATACTTGCTCGCGGGCCTCTTCCAGTTCCAACCTCATGGGAATACCATGGCTGCTCCCATGCCCCGGTTTCAAACTTTTTTCCTTCCAGCTTTTTTTAGTGCTAACCGGCTTTTTCCCGGGAGTGCTTTCCGCCTGTTCAAAAAGGTTTTGCAGCATGGCCACGGTGGGTTTGGTCTGGTGTTTTTCCATATCCTTTATGATAGAGATCACCCCGTGGATACGTCTTTTGATCAGGCTTTCCAGGGTATGTACATTGGGGCCGATGGATTCTTTTGGGGAAATACCATTGTGTTCAAAAAATTCAATCATTAAAAGAAGGGTCATGGATTGAGACCTGGATATGGCCTTGCAAAACTTGCGGAATTTTTTGACCACCGAAGTCTTTATGCTGAGGCTTTCAAAACGCTCTTTTTCATATCCTTTATCCATTTTTCCGTGAATTTTTTCCTGATTTTACCGGGCTGGCAGCGTTTTTCCGTGAAAAAGTCCAGTGATGCAAACCAAATCTTTGTTTTTTGGATTTGTAAACAACTGAAAATAAGTTGTTTGTAAATAAAATAATCTTGTAATGTCGCGTCAGCGCATTACCCTCTTGCTATTCCTTTTTCCCGCGGCAGCGGGTTTTCGGGTTTGAAGCTGAAATTACTTGCCGTGCATTTACTTTGGAAGTCCGGCACAAATTTTAAGATATGGGAAAGCGGAATTTTCAACGAACGATCAGGAAAAGAAAAAAACGTTGCGAATTGTATAATGATGTAATACGGCCGGAGAAAAGCAAAACCTTTGCACCGAAGTCCAAAGGTTTGTTAAATAAATGGTTTATTCCACCTGTTGTTTAGTATTCACTGGGTAACATCAAGGTATCATTTACAAAATACAGTCGGATTTCATCCAGCGGAAAATCCGTATAGTTGTAATGGGCTTCATAAAAGACATTGCCATTACCGTCGTCATAAGTGATAAGTGCGGCATAGCCTTTCTCCTTTTGCTCCTTTTTACTGAGTTTTTTAAGATTAATACAGACGAAATAATCTGTGTTTATGGGACTTTTGCAGATGGCTGAAACATCGATGACCAACCACAGGCACTGCGCTTCTTCTATAAGATATTTGATCCCTTCGGTAAATTTGGTATTCAACAACGAAAGGGAATAAAATACAGGTGAACCGATAAACTGTCTAAGGTTTTCTTTTATTTTATTAGCTTTATTTATCATAACATTAATCTTTAACGGTTAATAAAGAAAAGAGGGTGTGTCTTAGGAGAGTAACACCCTCTTTTTGATTACACTATTCCGGCTTCGTACCTAAGAGGAGGATTTCATTGGCCACGATTTCGGTCACATACCTTTTTTCATCGTTGGCATCCTCATAGGAGCGGTGTGTCAGCTTGCCTTCCACGGCAATTTCCTTACCCTTTCCGGCATACTTTTCGACAATCTCGGCATTGCGTCCCCAGGCTACGATAAAGTGCCATTGGGTGGACTGCACTTTTTCCCCGTTCTTGTTTTTGTAATACTCGTTGGTCGCGAGTGAAAAACGGGTGACTTTCTTCCCACTCTCCAAAGTGGTGATTTCCGGGTCTTGCCCTACATTTCCGATGAGTTGCACTCTGTTTCTGATGGTACTCATGATTGAAAAAATTTAAAGGTTAAACAATGATTTGAAAGTTTATTAAGTGATTTACTTATTGTATCCGGAGCGTTTTCCTTTTTTAACTTTTGTGCCGCTTTATTTTTATGGATTGGATACGATTTCATGCGGTTTTGTTTTTGATTTACTTCCCGTAGCGCCGTCGCTGTTCCCTTTTTTGTTGCTGAACGATCCAACACTGTTCTTGCCCGGTAAGACTTATAAAAAGAGCGAGGCACGAGCCTGGTTATGCAGTCGTCCGGGGAAGAATAGTGTAGTTTTGCGGGCAAAAAAGGGAACAGTGATGGTGTGGAGGAGAAGCGAAAACCTGGCCGGAAGAGTATCCCCTCTTTCCATATAAAGCGGCACAAAACGCAAACAAGGAATTCCGAATAAAAAAAGCCCGACTTAAAGCCAGGCCTTACGCATCCCGTGGAGGATTTCCATGTCTTCGCAAATCCGGCTGATCACACTGTCGAGCAGGATGCCCTGCCCCGTGGTAGAACGCCCCCAGTAGTGGTTTTGTCCATTGGTAAGCATCGGCTCCCCGTAATTTTCCAGTTTATGGGCCAGCCAGGGTGTCACCATCCACCATTCATAGATTTCCCATATTTGCTGTTCAGCATTTTCCAAAGCCTCAATATCATTTTCAAGTGCAGAGATACGGCTGATTAAAGCGGCATTATCCGGGTCTTCCTCCAGTTTTAATTCCGCTTCCAGGAGTTCTTCAGACCAGGTTTCCAGTTGGTCGTCTTTTTCTGTTTCCGAGTAGGTGTTCCCCACTGCATCCTCATAGTAGTACAGGTTGGTAATATCATCGAAGCTAAAGGGCGCATTCGGAGATTCATGGGATAAGACGTATTCCACTAACAGGTTCACCGGGGCCAGGACTTCCCGGTTGACAAATTTCCTTTTGATCTCCTGGTTTACGGTGCTGTTCCAATTTTCCATAATTTCTGTGTTTTAGGTTTAACATGAATTATGGTGCCCGGAGAGGCTTAGGGGAATCAAGCCCGGGAGGAAACGGAATAAATGGAGGGGACCCTTTGGGGCGCAGGCCGTTTATGCCGTAGTCTCACGGGCGCTTCAGCCGCCCTAAGCCTACCTTTGTACGATGATTGATGTGGAGCTATAACTTTTTGATACGGGCCACGGATTACCCCGTCTCCTGCCTAAAGGGGCAAAAACAATGTAGCCCGCCACATTAAATTCCAGGTATTACTCAAAAGGCTTTTGTTGTGCTTTTGGGCCCAATTTATCAACGGTATACCCGGCCATTTTTACCCGGTGCATGACTTTTGGTTTTAAGGATGATATTCGAGCAGCATTTTTACAGCCAACCGGAACCGGATACTCCCGTTCCCTTCATCGGCGTATTTGACGATACAGTCTACGGTAAACAGGGCGTTGTACCCGTCAAAGAGCTGGTCGCTAAACAGCCTTCGGTTTTCGAGGAGCCTGCTTTCGTATTTTTCAATCACCTGCAATACCCGTTTAGCGAGGTCACACCAAAAACCCAAAGTAATTAACCCGTTATCCCATGTTTTTCGGATGTCGTCTTTATGTTCTTGCAGGTAAGCCACCCGCTGCCGGATGTCCGTTACTATTCCCGGCAATTCTTCCGGGAACAACCCGGCCAGCAAGTAACCGCGCGCTACATTATCCATTTGTTCCAATGCTTTCATGGCTTGTTTTTAAGGGGGCGGCTTTGTGAGACACAGCCACCCCCGGATTAGGATAAATAGAAGTTAAAAACATCCGCCCGAATGGTTTCGAAGGCGGCACAGGGGATCATTTTTTTTCTTACTGGTAAGACTATCTTTGCTGACTTGAAAATCTCCTTTAAGACTTTACCATTTGTTTCCGGTAAATACCA contains the following coding sequences:
- a CDS encoding single-stranded DNA-binding protein, producing the protein MSTIRNRVQLIGNVGQDPEITTLESGKKVTRFSLATNEYYKNKNGEKVQSTQWHFIVAWGRNAEIVEKYAGKGKEIAVEGKLTHRSYEDANDEKRYVTEIVANEILLLGTKPE
- a CDS encoding BfmA/BtgA family mobilization protein translates to MDKGYEKERFESLSIKTSVVKKFRKFCKAISRSQSMTLLLMIEFFEHNGISPKESIGPNVHTLESLIKRRIHGVISIIKDMEKHQTKPTVAMLQNLFEQAESTPGKKPVSTKKSWKEKSLKPGHGSSHGIPMRLELEEAREQVSLYRNKHAKATQELSDTRKEVARFLNKIKPIRSNFGKPYLRIDLPPESLEYLKRKLNLNE
- a CDS encoding DUF6876 family protein — its product is MINKANKIKENLRQFIGSPVFYSLSLLNTKFTEGIKYLIEEAQCLWLVIDVSAICKSPINTDYFVCINLKKLSKKEQKEKGYAALITYDDGNGNVFYEAHYNYTDFPLDEIRLYFVNDTLMLPSEY
- a CDS encoding type IV secretory system conjugative DNA transfer family protein — protein: MHSYLYIFLFVIILFLTGVRFLGVHRSFSFALIVPLLSCLIWVWHLLPGRAWIQVLLYIEVPALLGVGIFYARMLYVIRPIPGKKYRVKLFLKNGSLVLDNIRRGISIIGAAGSGKTESVVFNLLQHLGKHSFCGVMHDYKHFELTEIAYPLFKQANIPFYIISPDKIYHRVNPIAPHYMQHEESVNEVSRVMLENLLEMKESGATGTSRFFNDAVEGLIAGIIWKLKEDYPRYCTLPHMMALYQLLDTDSLMEFLASNRTSKAMADAFISGRDSERQTAGVKSTLANAFKKISTKRLFALLSADEVPLDVNNPGNPAVVSLVNNPLFETSYSPVLATILHTMTKQMSVRHRRSSFLLMEEAPTIRLLNMHRIPASLRSFDIATLYVLQDKIQNDLLYGDKASKAILSNLSYQFFGKANDPDTARYYEQFFEIVKMKATSISKGEWMNPRTRVTKSEKEVAKIRADRFFRLKPGEFVAFADGRERRVRFKKHLIEKYLPSIHGKTMDVDAEFLRVHSDVRNIFKK
- the mobB gene encoding MobB family relaxase, which produces MYVTITPQNMSDTYNVSVADFVDYLEKENEGKSPEEMEHFFNQQQDTVDRDHVIKEIDSNTAKLRKTEPRFYSITINPSKPELQHLKQGNLDLKAYTREVMKSYVQSFYRDREVSVDDIKYYAKIEHQRSYKGFDREIKENAPYTKKIARLKNNIRKVERGEMKGNVKKMEKEMDRLFREIPHKIDGKPVEQGMQKPGMQTHVHIIVSRRDASNTYSLSPGSRYKASQVELNGKTEKRGFDRDTFFTNTEKTFDQMSGYRRNFAEYYQARKLMATDPKKYFELLLKTSKKEWKTALSILRESGTRIPGLNIPVTKTRLALKTIKSLRKAIDVTKESGQGY
- a CDS encoding competence protein CoiA, coding for MRYAIKKNKKVEPQFSGERAFCPVYKTEVVGKIYSIRINHWAHLVKGESDCDSWYEPITEWHLNWQNLFPEETREVTITENNISHRADILLNNELVIEFQNSPIKIREVERREAFYNKNDRKLIWVLNGDSLSESTTIEKEEAISDISVSISIPKSLSTVENYSSRRILRDKLINFLNSDKKQTETKENILTFKYAEGEFDIEYVKEIYKNHIAFVYESLYGRVELKLFKELIKIEDHLIEETFIKPRLKRLTWRAFIDKMESPVFIDNLKGLEEDELYYLSENKIISKEKFIKKALTYI